Proteins from a single region of Fusobacterium gonidiaformans ATCC 25563:
- a CDS encoding TA system antitoxin ParD family protein: protein MSKKIALQLRLDEELHQKVKEIAEKELRSINAQLEYFILKGIENFEQSQKNS from the coding sequence ATGTCTAAAAAAATTGCACTTCAGTTAAGGCTTGATGAAGAGTTACATCAAAAAGTTAAAGAAATTGCTGAAAAAGAGTTAAGGTCTATCAATGCTCAGCTTGAATATTTCATTTTGAAAGGTATTGAGAATTTTGAACAAAGTCAGAAAAATTCTTAA
- a CDS encoding ParA family protein, translating to MSQIILVKNNKGGVGKSWITLQLAAYKAMLGMRTCILTSDPQNNILTFSGRRIKEINYLPDLLQDNKKSLFELRENLFFIPAKTAQLRADEVELFYKFIKVLKKKFEFIVIDGNPILSIDDEILNYEDCTYKPMCNNLKKLGYTVVERR from the coding sequence ATGTCGCAAATTATTTTAGTAAAAAACAATAAAGGCGGTGTAGGAAAATCTTGGATTACTCTTCAGTTAGCTGCATATAAAGCAATGCTGGGAATGAGAACTTGTATTTTAACATCAGATCCACAAAATAATATCCTTACATTCTCAGGAAGAAGGATAAAAGAAATCAATTACCTACCAGACTTGTTACAAGATAATAAAAAATCTCTCTTTGAACTTAGAGAAAATTTATTTTTTATTCCAGCAAAAACAGCTCAATTAAGAGCAGACGAAGTCGAATTATTCTATAAATTTATCAAAGTTTTAAAAAAGAAATTTGAGTTTATAGTTATTGATGGAAATCCAATTTTATCCATTGATGATGAAATTTTAAACTATGAAGATTGCACATATAAACCGATGTGCAATAATTTAAAAAAACTTGGATATACAGTGGTAGAAAGGAGATAG
- a CDS encoding helix-turn-helix domain-containing protein yields MIKFRIHVLMAEHRLTQKELSQKTGIHASIIAKYYHDSIIRINREHLDIFCKIFDCDIQDLIEYIPDEEPSSAE; encoded by the coding sequence ATGATTAAATTTAGAATTCATGTTTTAATGGCAGAACATAGGCTAACACAGAAAGAACTTTCACAAAAAACGGGAATTCATGCCTCTATAATTGCAAAGTATTATCATGACAGTATCATTAGAATTAACAGAGAACACCTTGATATTTTTTGCAAAATATTCGATTGTGATATTCAAGACCTAATCGAATACATTCCAGATGAAGAGCCATCTTCTGCTGAATAA
- a CDS encoding GTP-binding protein — translation MKFITISGPPSSGKTSLILKTIENLKQKGMKVGVVKFDCLYTEDDVLYEKMGIPVKKGLSGSVCPDHFFVSNIEEVVQWGKRQGLDLLITESAGLCNRCSPYIKDIKAICVIDNLSGINTPKKIGPMIKTADIIVITKGDIVSQAEREVFAARVQIVNPRAAILHVNGLTGQGSFEFANLVMEENQEIDTVVEKQLRFSVPSAVCSYCLGETRIGTSYQMGNIRKIDLED, via the coding sequence ATGAAATTTATTACGATTTCAGGTCCTCCCTCTTCCGGAAAGACCTCTTTAATTTTAAAAACGATTGAAAATTTAAAACAAAAAGGAATGAAAGTAGGAGTTGTCAAATTTGACTGTCTCTATACGGAAGATGATGTTCTGTATGAAAAAATGGGAATCCCTGTGAAGAAAGGTCTATCCGGTTCTGTCTGCCCTGATCATTTTTTCGTAAGTAATATTGAAGAAGTCGTACAATGGGGAAAACGACAAGGCTTAGACTTATTGATTACTGAAAGTGCAGGATTGTGCAACCGTTGTTCTCCCTATATCAAAGACATTAAAGCAATTTGTGTCATTGATAATTTAAGTGGAATTAACACTCCTAAAAAAATTGGACCTATGATTAAAACTGCTGATATTATTGTAATTACCAAAGGAGATATTGTCTCTCAAGCAGAAAGAGAAGTCTTTGCTGCACGAGTACAAATTGTAAACCCAAGAGCTGCAATTCTGCATGTAAATGGTTTGACAGGACAAGGAAGCTTTGAATTTGCGAATTTAGTGATGGAAGAAAATCAAGAAATTGATACTGTGGTAGAAAAACAATTACGTTTCTCTGTTCCTTCCGCTGTTTGCTCTTATTGTTTAGGAGAAACAAGAATCGGAACATCGTATCAAATGGGAAATATTCGAAAAATAGATTTGGAGGATTAA
- a CDS encoding ABC transporter substrate-binding protein, whose amino-acid sequence MYINLSMNIREIITKYPETKAVFENQGIQGLEDEKVLQLLEAYPLSKIMELKKVDSKAFLSRLEESIKTNRETSDITMKKEEKKENGLSLLGLLPCPVRIPLLEGFQNFLQNHPDVEVNYELKAASSGLDWLKKDVIEANHVDQLADMFLSAGFDLFFDNKWMGKWKAEGIFEDMTGLTHYNTDFENENISLKDPKGDYSMIGVVPAIFLVNKNALGNRKAPESWQDILSEEFENSISLPIADFDLFNSILVHIYKLYGQEGVEKLGKSLLSNLHPAQMVDAKEPAITIMPFFFSKMIKENGPMQVVWPKEGAIISPIFMLTKKHRKEELKPIVNFMGGKEVGTIISHQGLFPSIHPEVENPTSGKPFVWIGWDFIYSHDMGQLLQDCESWFMKGAKRS is encoded by the coding sequence ATGTATATTAACCTATCCATGAACATAAGAGAAATTATCACAAAATATCCGGAAACAAAAGCTGTCTTTGAAAATCAAGGAATCCAAGGCTTAGAAGATGAAAAAGTGTTACAACTATTGGAAGCATATCCACTTTCTAAAATCATGGAATTAAAAAAAGTAGATTCCAAGGCTTTCCTAAGTCGTTTGGAAGAAAGTATCAAAACAAATCGAGAAACTTCCGACATCACCATGAAAAAAGAAGAAAAAAAAGAGAATGGTTTATCTTTATTGGGCTTATTGCCTTGCCCAGTACGAATTCCTCTTTTAGAAGGATTTCAAAATTTCTTACAAAACCATCCTGACGTGGAAGTCAACTATGAATTGAAGGCGGCTTCTTCCGGTTTGGACTGGTTAAAAAAAGATGTCATTGAGGCAAACCATGTCGACCAATTAGCAGATATGTTTTTATCGGCCGGTTTCGATTTATTCTTTGACAACAAATGGATGGGAAAATGGAAAGCGGAAGGTATTTTTGAAGATATGACAGGTCTCACTCATTATAATACCGATTTTGAAAATGAAAATATTTCCCTAAAAGATCCAAAAGGAGATTACTCTATGATTGGAGTGGTTCCTGCTATTTTCTTAGTAAATAAAAACGCTCTAGGAAATCGAAAGGCACCTGAATCTTGGCAAGATATTTTATCCGAAGAATTTGAAAATTCTATTTCTCTACCGATTGCTGATTTCGATTTGTTCAACTCTATCTTAGTACATATCTACAAACTGTATGGGCAAGAGGGAGTTGAAAAACTAGGAAAATCATTATTGTCAAATTTACATCCGGCACAAATGGTGGACGCTAAGGAACCTGCCATTACGATTATGCCTTTCTTTTTCTCAAAAATGATTAAAGAAAATGGTCCTATGCAAGTTGTTTGGCCAAAAGAAGGAGCGATCATTTCTCCTATCTTTATGCTAACCAAGAAACATAGAAAAGAAGAATTAAAACCGATTGTAAATTTTATGGGAGGAAAAGAAGTAGGAACGATTATCTCTCATCAAGGACTATTTCCAAGCATTCATCCGGAAGTAGAAAATCCGACTTCAGGAAAACCATTTGTATGGATTGGTTGGGACTTTATTTATTCTCATGATATGGGACAATTATTACAAGATTGCGAATCTTGGTTTATGAAAGGAGCGAAACGTTCATGA
- a CDS encoding LexA family protein: MRKTGDIIRAFRAREGLTGQELGDKIGVSQAFIHLMESDKRRVPQKTMETLKLMLSREDYLDILKYEEYATTPDFIKNELKRISNFSKEDIISEFEMREYPIYDSVSAGFGIIPDAAPIEYISLPILRGEIVGIYVVGNSMEPSISDGDIILVKKDIEVQVGEIGVFVNQVTGEGFVKRLKYKNGCYILKSDNPMYTDVEIQSDDIICCGKVARIIKRAGNKPEPKLDLSDLTEENKKRVEDFINILKLSQK; this comes from the coding sequence ATGAGAAAAACAGGAGATATTATAAGAGCCTTTCGTGCAAGAGAAGGATTGACCGGACAAGAACTTGGAGACAAAATAGGAGTATCTCAGGCATTTATACATTTGATGGAATCAGATAAGAGAAGAGTTCCACAAAAAACTATGGAAACATTGAAATTAATGCTATCTAGGGAAGATTATTTAGATATTCTTAAATATGAAGAGTATGCGACTACACCGGATTTCATTAAGAATGAATTGAAAAGAATATCAAATTTTAGCAAAGAAGATATTATCAGCGAATTTGAAATGAGAGAATACCCAATTTATGACAGTGTTTCAGCAGGATTTGGAATTATTCCTGATGCAGCTCCAATAGAATATATATCATTACCGATTTTGCGTGGCGAAATTGTCGGGATTTATGTTGTTGGGAACTCTATGGAGCCTAGTATTTCAGATGGAGATATTATTTTAGTAAAAAAAGATATAGAAGTTCAAGTAGGAGAAATAGGAGTTTTTGTAAATCAAGTCACAGGGGAAGGCTTTGTAAAGAGATTAAAATATAAGAATGGATGTTATATTTTAAAAAGTGATAATCCAATGTACACAGATGTTGAAATTCAAAGTGATGACATAATTTGTTGTGGAAAAGTTGCAAGAATCATTAAAAGAGCAGGAAATAAACCGGAACCGAAACTTGATCTTAGTGATTTGACAGAGGAAAATAAAAAAAGAGTGGAAGATTTTATCAATATTTTGAAATTGAGTCAAAAATAG
- a CDS encoding PhzF family phenazine biosynthesis protein translates to MKRPIFIYDAFTKEKFGGNGAGILFHAEELSTAEKQNLAKELGFSETVFIQSSEKADFKFEYFTPKQEVDLCGHATIAAIYSLFEENRISEDKDRITIDTKLGVLPIFLERQGKELLSVWIEQDEGDLSFTLDISEEEILASLGLTEKDRNRKFLLVKACSGLWDLMIPLASKEALDKIQIDFSKVEALSEKLSVISFHPFFLEDKHVYVRNFAPIVDIPEESATGTSNGALAFYLFKQGYLSENEILYCHQGESLQRKSQILAKITREEKILVGGEAIRILQGEY, encoded by the coding sequence ATGAAAAGACCTATTTTTATTTATGATGCTTTTACAAAAGAGAAGTTTGGAGGCAATGGAGCGGGGATTTTATTTCATGCCGAAGAATTATCAACAGCAGAAAAACAAAATTTAGCAAAAGAGTTGGGGTTTTCAGAAACAGTATTTATACAATCAAGTGAGAAAGCGGATTTTAAATTCGAATATTTCACACCAAAGCAAGAAGTAGATCTCTGTGGACATGCTACGATTGCAGCTATTTATTCTTTGTTTGAAGAAAATAGAATCTCAGAGGATAAAGATAGAATTACGATTGATACAAAATTAGGAGTCTTGCCTATTTTTTTAGAAAGACAGGGGAAAGAATTGCTTTCCGTGTGGATAGAACAAGATGAGGGAGATTTATCTTTTACATTGGACATTTCAGAGGAAGAGATTTTAGCTTCTCTTGGGTTAACAGAAAAAGATAGAAATAGAAAATTTTTATTGGTAAAAGCATGTTCAGGTCTATGGGACTTGATGATTCCTTTAGCAAGTAAAGAAGCCTTGGATAAGATTCAAATAGACTTCTCAAAAGTAGAAGCCTTGAGTGAAAAATTATCCGTGATTTCTTTTCACCCCTTTTTTTTAGAAGATAAGCATGTTTATGTTCGTAATTTTGCTCCTATTGTCGATATTCCTGAAGAATCTGCGACGGGGACCTCTAACGGAGCTTTAGCTTTTTATCTATTTAAGCAGGGATATTTATCAGAAAATGAAATATTGTATTGTCATCAAGGGGAAAGTTTACAAAGGAAGAGTCAAATTTTAGCTAAGATAACAAGAGAAGAAAAGATTTTAGTAGGAGGAGAAGCAATTCGAATTTTACAAGGAGAGTACTGA
- a CDS encoding LexA family protein, whose protein sequence is MDFKTYLKEKREELGYSQNKLAKALQITQPYYNSIERGEVKNPPSEEILERMIGLFSLNEKDAEYFLYLAAVERTPKIILEKMKQIKGEGPSAIPLFPRISAGIGVFGEEEVEDYISIPGVRNVEEVFSVRVKGDSMEPTIKNSSIIVCRQNMQVHNGEIGAFLVNGEAFVKRLQIKPDYVVLMSDNPNYQPIYISPNDEFVSLGKVLKVINDII, encoded by the coding sequence ATGGACTTCAAGACCTATTTAAAGGAAAAAAGAGAAGAATTAGGATATAGTCAAAATAAATTAGCGAAAGCATTGCAAATTACACAACCTTATTATAATAGTATAGAGCGGGGAGAAGTAAAAAACCCGCCAAGTGAAGAAATTTTAGAAAGAATGATAGGATTATTTTCTTTGAACGAAAAAGATGCTGAATACTTTTTATATTTGGCAGCTGTGGAAAGAACTCCCAAAATTATTTTAGAAAAGATGAAGCAAATAAAAGGCGAAGGACCGTCAGCTATCCCTTTATTTCCTAGAATTAGTGCGGGAATTGGGGTATTTGGAGAAGAAGAAGTGGAAGATTATATTTCGATTCCAGGAGTTAGAAATGTAGAAGAAGTTTTTTCAGTCCGAGTCAAAGGAGATTCGATGGAACCAACGATAAAAAATTCTTCTATTATTGTTTGTAGACAAAATATGCAAGTTCATAATGGAGAAATCGGAGCTTTTTTAGTGAATGGAGAAGCTTTTGTAAAACGTTTACAAATAAAACCGGACTATGTAGTTTTAATGAGCGATAATCCAAATTATCAACCCATTTATATTTCGCCAAACGATGAATTTGTATCTTTGGGAAAGGTATTAAAAGTAATCAATGATATTATATAG
- a CDS encoding recombinase family protein — protein sequence MKIAVAYVRVSTNKQDIRGSKLGQEQEIKNYASKEGYNIVAFFDDTEHGDIANRVGLDDLKKYLRMNDSVKYVIVYHSDRFTRGFQNGIQDLFFLDGLGIKLVSVMEGIQNIEGNYDSLPTIVRMLGAQVEKDKMVQKVTTAMYQYAETARYLGGSIFPWFSVEKGYIDGKRCKIVVQNKDTWDFYRRFFLTMIQSKSIKSTAEKFGLNLNTVQSWLVVPELMGKRSYGKKGKIDKLHNKGRRQDYLITEKIVFPALLTKEEYDKLLYLRHRHRIQVREDIKIYLYSQVLYCGCGGKFEGNFIRKIGKEGKGTLYYRCSKCGKRINAKKLERDLIDRICNDSRLQMLNEVEFRLADLFDEKTEYEKQINILREKEKRVIHLVTDGITSMDVVEAELRALKKQRDHFHSLINKIDKTIQEEAKKEITEDNINMLKELLTLNLPDDDFRISLKEIINLIIRRITIGNTDNKIYITF from the coding sequence ATGAAAATAGCTGTGGCGTATGTGAGAGTGTCAACTAATAAACAGGATATTAGAGGTAGCAAGCTTGGACAAGAACAAGAAATAAAAAATTATGCCAGCAAGGAAGGCTATAACATAGTAGCCTTCTTTGATGATACAGAACATGGAGATATTGCAAATCGTGTAGGATTAGATGATTTAAAAAAATATCTAAGAATGAACGATTCTGTAAAATATGTCATCGTTTATCATTCAGATCGTTTCACTCGAGGTTTTCAGAATGGAATCCAAGATTTATTTTTCTTAGACGGATTAGGAATAAAATTGGTTTCTGTCATGGAAGGTATTCAAAACATAGAAGGAAATTATGATAGTCTTCCTACTATTGTTAGAATGCTTGGAGCTCAAGTAGAAAAAGATAAAATGGTGCAAAAAGTTACAACAGCAATGTATCAGTATGCCGAAACAGCAAGATATTTAGGTGGGAGCATTTTCCCTTGGTTTTCTGTTGAAAAAGGATATATTGATGGAAAGCGATGTAAAATCGTAGTTCAAAATAAAGATACTTGGGATTTTTATAGAAGATTTTTTCTCACAATGATTCAATCAAAAAGTATTAAATCAACAGCAGAAAAATTTGGATTAAATTTGAATACTGTCCAAAGTTGGCTAGTTGTTCCAGAATTGATGGGAAAAAGAAGCTATGGGAAAAAAGGGAAAATTGACAAACTCCATAACAAAGGAAGACGACAGGATTATCTTATTACTGAGAAAATTGTATTCCCTGCTTTATTAACAAAAGAGGAATATGACAAATTACTTTATTTAAGACACCGGCACAGAATTCAAGTTAGAGAAGATATAAAAATATACCTTTATAGTCAAGTACTCTACTGTGGATGTGGTGGAAAATTTGAAGGTAACTTTATTAGGAAAATTGGAAAGGAAGGAAAAGGAACACTTTATTATCGTTGCTCTAAATGTGGAAAAAGAATCAATGCAAAGAAATTAGAGCGTGACCTAATCGATAGAATTTGTAATGATAGTAGGTTACAAATGTTGAATGAAGTAGAATTCAGACTTGCAGACCTTTTCGATGAAAAAACTGAGTATGAAAAACAAATCAATATCCTTCGAGAAAAAGAAAAAAGAGTAATACATTTAGTTACTGATGGAATTACATCAATGGATGTCGTAGAAGCTGAATTAAGAGCTTTAAAAAAGCAGAGGGACCATTTCCATAGCCTTATAAATAAAATTGATAAAACAATACAAGAAGAGGCTAAAAAGGAAATCACCGAAGATAATATAAATATGCTGAAAGAACTATTGACTTTAAATCTTCCGGATGATGATTTCCGAATTTCACTAAAAGAAATCATAAATTTAATCATCCGGAGAATTACTATTGGAAATACCGATAATAAAATATATATTACATTTTAA
- a CDS encoding ATP-binding cassette domain-containing protein, producing the protein MEELNLMDILGIQEEIIEEVTIVAGYNKLGEKENFDSFTIKAGEIVAIVGPTGSGKSRLLADIEWGAQGDTPTKRSILVNGKPMDAKKRFSPSHKLVAQLSQNMNFVMDLSVRDFLDLHAESRLAANREEIIEKIFRQANDLAGEKFNLDTPITSLSGGQSRALMIADTAILSSSPIVLIDEIENAGIDRKKALDLLVGNNKIVLMATHDPILALMGDRRIVIKNGGIAKVMESNPEEKQILGKLEELDDVVQSMRNQLRYGEVLSCDFEIKKI; encoded by the coding sequence ATGGAAGAATTAAACTTAATGGATATCTTGGGAATTCAAGAAGAAATCATCGAAGAAGTTACCATAGTAGCAGGCTACAATAAGTTAGGGGAAAAAGAAAATTTTGACTCTTTTACGATTAAGGCTGGAGAAATTGTTGCCATTGTAGGACCTACCGGTTCCGGAAAAAGTCGATTGCTTGCTGATATTGAATGGGGAGCTCAAGGAGATACTCCTACCAAAAGAAGTATTTTGGTCAATGGAAAACCCATGGATGCCAAGAAACGATTTTCTCCAAGTCATAAATTGGTTGCCCAATTATCTCAAAATATGAACTTCGTTATGGACTTATCCGTTCGAGATTTTTTAGACCTACACGCAGAAAGTCGTCTAGCAGCCAATCGAGAAGAAATCATCGAAAAAATCTTTCGACAAGCAAATGACTTAGCAGGAGAAAAATTTAATTTAGATACTCCCATTACCAGTCTCAGTGGAGGACAATCCAGAGCTTTGATGATAGCAGATACTGCAATTTTAAGTTCTTCTCCCATCGTACTCATCGATGAAATTGAAAATGCCGGAATTGATCGGAAAAAAGCCTTAGACTTATTGGTCGGAAATAATAAAATCGTGTTAATGGCAACCCATGATCCAATTTTAGCCTTAATGGGTGACCGACGAATTGTCATTAAAAATGGGGGAATTGCAAAAGTCATGGAATCAAACCCCGAAGAAAAACAAATTTTAGGAAAATTAGAAGAATTAGATGATGTTGTACAATCTATGAGAAATCAACTTCGATATGGAGAAGTGCTTTCCTGTGATTTTGAAATTAAGAAGATATAG
- a CDS encoding Panacea domain-containing protein — MLKNLDMICSLILKTNPNISNLVLQKLLYFIQASLLVTTGNPAFEEDIEAWMYGPVVPEVYDNFKKDKDYYNQFETNQLDSNIQEIVVNITKNLGKINPYSLVNATHGYDTWKEAWDRGGWNTIISQDKIKNYHLDRLKNKGSYF; from the coding sequence ATGCTAAAAAATTTGGATATGATTTGCTCATTAATTTTAAAAACGAATCCTAATATTTCAAATCTTGTTTTACAAAAATTGCTGTATTTTATTCAAGCTTCCTTATTGGTTACAACAGGGAACCCGGCATTTGAGGAAGATATTGAAGCTTGGATGTATGGACCTGTAGTACCAGAAGTATATGATAATTTTAAGAAAGATAAAGACTATTATAATCAATTTGAAACAAATCAGTTGGATTCAAATATTCAAGAGATTGTTGTTAATATTACTAAGAATTTGGGAAAAATAAATCCATATTCTTTAGTTAATGCTACTCATGGATATGATACTTGGAAAGAGGCTTGGGATAGAGGTGGTTGGAATACTATTATAAGCCAAGATAAAATAAAGAATTATCATTTAGATAGACTTAAGAATAAAGGGAGTTATTTTTAA
- a CDS encoding DNA alkylation repair protein: MKKESKGIQNFLKGFQEEEYQKFNAKLIPNLPSKEVLGVRTPILRKLAEELYLRQAERMLQYMTELPHRYLEENHLHAFLIENIKDFSQTMEETEKFLPYINNWATCDTFSPKIFKKYPLEVYEKIKVWLQSTHEYTVRYGIGLLLSNYLEKHFQKEMLELVANIQREEYYIRMMIAWYFATALAKQWSCTLPYLEQHTLEEWTHNKAIQKAIESRRITEEQKEYLRTLKRKTSKK; this comes from the coding sequence ATGAAGAAAGAGTCAAAAGGGATTCAAAATTTTTTAAAAGGGTTTCAAGAAGAAGAATATCAAAAGTTTAATGCCAAACTCATTCCAAATCTACCCTCAAAAGAAGTTTTAGGAGTTCGTACTCCTATTCTACGGAAATTGGCGGAAGAATTATATCTGAGACAAGCGGAAAGAATGTTACAATATATGACTGAGTTACCTCATCGATATCTGGAAGAAAATCATCTTCATGCCTTTTTGATTGAGAATATAAAGGATTTTTCTCAAACTATGGAGGAAACAGAGAAATTTCTACCTTATATAAACAACTGGGCTACCTGTGATACTTTTTCTCCAAAGATTTTCAAAAAATATCCCCTAGAGGTATACGAGAAAATTAAAGTTTGGCTTCAGTCTACACATGAATATACAGTAAGGTATGGGATTGGTCTATTATTATCCAATTACTTAGAAAAGCATTTTCAAAAGGAAATGTTAGAATTAGTAGCCAATATTCAGAGAGAGGAATATTATATTCGTATGATGATTGCTTGGTATTTTGCAACCGCTTTAGCAAAGCAATGGAGTTGCACCCTACCTTATTTAGAACAGCATACATTAGAAGAGTGGACACATAATAAGGCAATTCAAAAGGCCATAGAAAGTAGAAGAATTACAGAAGAGCAAAAAGAGTATTTAAGAACTTTAAAGAGAAAAACTAGCAAAAAATAA
- a CDS encoding replication initiator protein A, with product MEYITLQDIDRQGYYQLDKKLFNNPHYQKEIKRMKKVPSQRYVDGKLQKYSKEVEIITKIETLSDTSKILYSFLLDQLKLSLENGWWDEKRRVYIRFSVQKLALLMNKSKDTIVKCKKELEENELVQIVSKDQFESDIFYLGKVKERPIQILEEELSTSYTTLSTSRQYRPVEDVDQYAVESVDLVEDVDQTKSLNFQEKNSSLVDVVDSTNSSSYINKTTTANINNNKYIIELLEKHKISKGTIKNILNLNRNISEEEIAAALSKMQEKKWGEGALYKALKEQWIQAEEKMEAEQSTEKINAFIQGIYNQQLAYLELYGYKNSSKLQAIEDFEEKIKKVNPDYLNTECYKKFLQRLENIAVTNDKEPISSPFQAEQKRFLKNSHRIGGSHV from the coding sequence ATGGAATATATAACACTGCAAGACATTGATAGACAAGGATATTATCAGCTGGACAAAAAATTGTTTAACAATCCTCACTATCAAAAAGAAATCAAAAGAATGAAAAAAGTTCCTTCTCAACGATATGTTGATGGAAAGCTACAAAAGTATTCAAAAGAAGTAGAAATCATCACTAAAATTGAAACCTTAAGTGATACTTCTAAAATTCTTTATTCGTTTCTACTGGATCAATTAAAACTTTCTTTAGAGAATGGCTGGTGGGATGAAAAAAGAAGAGTCTATATTCGTTTTTCTGTTCAAAAATTAGCTTTGTTGATGAATAAAAGCAAAGATACAATTGTGAAATGTAAAAAGGAATTAGAAGAAAATGAACTAGTCCAAATTGTTTCTAAGGATCAATTTGAATCTGACATTTTTTACCTAGGAAAAGTCAAGGAAAGACCGATTCAAATTTTGGAAGAAGAATTGTCTACTTCCTATACGACGTTGTCGACTAGTCGACAGTATCGACCAGTCGAAGATGTCGACCAGTATGCAGTCGAAAGTGTCGACCTAGTCGAAGATGTCGACCAGACAAAAAGTCTTAATTTTCAAGAAAAAAATTCTTCCCTAGTCGACGTTGTCGACTCAACTAATAGCAGTAGCTATATAAATAAAACTACTACTGCTAATATAAATAATAATAAATATATAATAGAGCTTTTAGAAAAACATAAAATTTCTAAAGGCACTATAAAAAATATCTTAAATTTAAACCGGAACATTTCAGAAGAAGAAATAGCAGCAGCTCTTTCTAAAATGCAAGAAAAGAAATGGGGAGAAGGTGCTTTATACAAAGCACTGAAAGAACAGTGGATTCAGGCAGAAGAAAAAATGGAAGCTGAACAATCTACAGAAAAAATAAATGCTTTTATTCAAGGGATTTACAATCAGCAATTAGCATATTTGGAACTGTATGGATACAAAAATTCTTCTAAGCTACAAGCAATTGAAGATTTTGAAGAAAAAATCAAAAAAGTAAATCCTGATTACTTAAACACAGAATGTTACAAAAAATTCCTTCAAAGATTAGAAAATATAGCGGTTACAAATGATAAGGAGCCTATTTCTTCTCCTTTTCAAGCAGAACAAAAAAGATTTTTAAAAAACTCTCATAGAATAGGAGGTTCTCATGTCTAA
- a CDS encoding dUTPase yields the protein MKKDRLKEIWDRQKHFDDIVLKRIGKTKGEVSNDIKVALTTELGELYNENPTFKFWKEQKNIEITDKTREEFADCLHFLISIGQDIFKNEEEMFQWYCNKNDKNLMRQNNGY from the coding sequence ATGAAAAAAGATAGATTAAAAGAAATTTGGGATAGACAAAAACATTTCGATGATATTGTTCTTAAAAGAATTGGAAAAACGAAAGGAGAAGTTTCAAATGATATAAAAGTAGCATTAACTACCGAATTAGGAGAATTGTACAACGAAAATCCTACTTTTAAATTCTGGAAAGAACAAAAAAATATAGAAATAACCGATAAAACAAGAGAAGAATTTGCTGATTGCTTACATTTCTTAATAAGTATCGGTCAAGATATTTTCAAAAATGAAGAGGAAATGTTTCAATGGTATTGTAATAAAAATGATAAAAATTTAATGCGACAAAATAATGGATATTAA